A single Vanacampus margaritifer isolate UIUO_Vmar chromosome 7, RoL_Vmar_1.0, whole genome shotgun sequence DNA region contains:
- the LOC144055658 gene encoding prostaglandin D2 receptor 2 translates to MSNTTFSSNASGEQHFCPLLELMQEHTMNNQTKTNWIVVSFHSLLSCLGILENALILWVVGFRLQRRTVASVWVLNLAMSDFLATLTLPLFTLYLGSSHSWELGNTLCKIQASIFFLNMFVSAFLLAAISLDRCILVIKPVWCQNHRSVAQAWKVCLLAWLWAAVNTFPYFLFRSVTETKDKRKLCYHNFALYQTSGSTLEKDCEVRQTATAVSKLLLAFLIPLMVIAGSYIQIGLSLRNRSRRRMQQSIKLNEALIGSNNNEATRATRSTKLSPKPLAFGRSLSLTSASLSRTTSFSLNNHNQLSKSFTKMVTFVIAVFVLCWAPYHIFCMIEVSALYYRENLKLVEVGLHLATTFAFLNPVLNPILYAFSCPHFCVRIRQSLGAVFDGLVEEGGGKRLSSTWSVRSHVRPKCSRRACFATTGSPKTPQSPQILLDPPPVFAATDNQQNSRSIQTANQAMK, encoded by the coding sequence ATGTCCAACACAACCTTCAGCTCCAATGCCTCGGGGGAACAACATTTTTGTCCCCTGCTGGAGCTCATGCAGGAGCATACCATGAACAACCAAACCAAGACCAACTGGATCGTCGTTTCCTTCCACAGCCTGCTCTCCTGTCTCGGGATTTTGGAGAACGCCCTGATCCTTTGGGTGGTGGGCTTCCGCCTACAGCGCCGTACCGTGGCCTCCGTCTGGGTGCTCAATCTGGCCATGTCTGACTTCCTGGCCACCCTGACTCTTCCTCTCTTCACCCTCTACCTTGGCTCCTCCCACAGTTGGGAACTTGGCAACACCCTCTGCAAAATACAAGCATCCATCTTTTTCTTGAACATGTTTGTGTCCGCCTTCCTGCTGGCAGCCATTTCACTAGACCGCTGCATCCTGGTGATCAAACCGGTATGGTGCCAGAATCATCGATCGGTGGCGCAGGCATGGAAAGTGTGTTTGCTGGCTTGGCTATGGGCAGCAGTTAACACATTTCCTTACTTCTTATTTCGCTCAGTGACTGAGACCAAGGATAAAAGGAAACTATGCTACCATAATTTTGCCTTGTATCAAACATCGGGAAGCACACTTGAGAAAGACTGCGAAGTGAGGCAAACAGCCACAGCTGTCTCGAAGCTGTTGCTGGCATTCTTAATTCCTCTCATGGTGATTGCGGGAAGCTACATCCAAATTGGTCTCAGCTTGAGGAACAGGAGTCGAAGGAGGATGCAGCAGAGCATTAAGTTAAACGAGGCGTTAATTGGATCAAATAATAATGAGGCAACAAGAGCTACAAGATCAACTAAATTGTCCCCGAAGCCGCTTGCGTTTGGCCGATCATTGTCTCTGACATCTGCGTCCTTGTCCCGAACCACCTCATTTAGTCTCAACAATCACAACCAGCTGTCCAAAAGCTTCACCAAGATGGTGACATTTGTGATTGCGGTATTTGTCCTGTGCTGGGCTCCCTATCACATCTTCTGCATGATTGAGGTGTCTGCCCTATACTACAGGGAAAACCTGAAATTGGTGGAGGTGGGATTGCATCTCGCCACAAcgtttgcatttttaaatcCAGTATTGAATCCCATTCTGTACGCCTTTAGCTGCCCACACTTTTGCGTGAGAATAAGACAAAGCCTGGGAGCTGTCTTTGATGGACTCGtagaggagggaggagggaaaCGATTGTCTTCAACATGGAGCGTGCGATCTCATGTGAGGCCAAAATGCAGTAGAAGGGCCTGCTTTGCTACAACAGGCTCACCAAAGACTCCACAATCCCCTCAGATTTTGCTTGACCCCCCACCAGTCTTTGCTGCTACTGACAATCAACAAAACTCAAGGAGCATTCAGACTGCGAATCAAGCAATGAAGTAG